The Candidatus Bathyarchaeota archaeon genomic interval GTTGACTTTTGTTGAAGTTTCTTTGGCTTTGTCGGCTGCGACAGCCTTGGCTCTTTTGGTGATGTTCACTCCAGCGTTTGTTGAACTTAAAAAACCGCGCGATGTAGGTCCCCGATTAATTGGGAACTATTTTACACGAAGCATCCTAGGCAACCTTAACTTGCCCCTCCAAAACATGGAAGACGACAGCCACTGTGGCGTCTTATCTGTGAGGGTTTTGAACCTGTTTGGTTTCCCGAACTTGGAGGGTGGCTTCATTTGAGGAGTAGCTTGGCGTTTCTCCACTGTTGACCTGCAAGCGAGAGGAGTCCTCGTGGTCCGCCATAGAGCGAGTACGCGACGTAGCAGAGGTAGTTGCATTGGGTGCAGTCATGGTATGTTGCTCGTAGGTCTTTGAATTCGGGGCTGTTCCATTTTTGGGATAAATCAAAAACAGAGCCCGCGAAATTGTGGCTGTGGCAACCTGCAATTCTGCCTAGGTGGTCAACTACCAAAAAGTTGTTGAGCGCTTGGCATTTCCAGATGCGTTTCTCGTCGTCTTCGTAGAGTCCACGCATGGCTTCGAGCAGTTTGTCAGTCATGAGGATTAACTTGTTATTCTTTTTCATCTCAATTAGCTGGTTACAGAGTTTAACCATGGCTTTCCTATCAGATATGACGAAGTCGTCGTTTGGTTTACCGATACGGAATAGCTGTTTGGAATCTACCGAGGTGTCATATGAATAGAGGCAGTACCAAACAGGGATGCCTTTACCTGTGAAGTGATTGGTTATGTCTACGATTTCGTAGATGTTCTGTTGGCTAATGGTCGGTGTAACAGCAACTTTGATGCCTTCAGCATGTAACTTTTCTACGGCGTGCATCGAGTTTTTCCATGAGCCTGGGACATCTTTGATGAAGTCGTTTCTTGTCCCGTCTAAGCTGTCGATG includes:
- a CDS encoding radical SAM protein codes for the protein MTSDLTVGLKKAASVASRSLSPGKPHHAQWLVTRKCNYRCRGCNVWKEQDQNELSTEEIKKGLDILKGMGIVDLVLSGGDPLLREDIGEIIEYANERFVTTVYDNGSMAVKKIDCLRNVDFVAISIDSLDGTRNDFIKDVPGSWKNSMHAVEKLHAEGIKVAVTPTISQQNIYEIVDITNHFTGKGIPVWYCLYSYDTSVDSKQLFRIGKPNDDFVISDRKAMVKLCNQLIEMKKNNKLILMTDKLLEAMRGLYEDDEKRIWKCQALNNFLVVDHLGRIAGCHSHNFAGSVFDLSQKWNSPEFKDLRATYHDCTQCNYLCYVAYSLYGGPRGLLSLAGQQWRNAKLLLK